A genomic window from Micromonospora ferruginea includes:
- a CDS encoding VanW family protein, which produces MSGEKMPAADDRPTVKVAAVSWPGVELEPVATPPAADGGKPTRSRRARLLLAGGLTAALLAGGIGLGAYAYAGDVPRGTEVLGTELGGRSRADAARALRAELERRADALNAPVGVTVGEKKAELKPADVGLAIDVDATVAAAAAADAHAVSRLVGSRTVEPVVTVDAERLGAALRKVMGSQGREMTMPTVIWTGTTPKPVYPKPALTVDTAGATEAVTAAWLAARPVTVPLVEKWPATSREEVDRLVTELARPAVAAPVTLTTEGGSVTIPPAAIARALRFSTDDDGKVTPRVDVKRLRTALGGKLGKLEVEPRDAGLTITGGKPKVVPSRAGRQVDAAALGPALLAVLPKSTDRTVTAALKPATPELTEAKLAELGIKERVSTFTTRFTGGLSSPRSQNIVQAAKDVDGTIVKPGETFSLNAHTGERGYDQGYQDAPTIVNGKLVPGVGGGVSQFTTTLFNASYYAGMEDVEHKPHSFYFSRYPAVIESTIYWPQLDFKFRNNSPHGVLIDTSYTGSSITVSIWSTKIYDSVKTEYGPRRNVTQPKTVYLKPGPDCIAAAGGVGFAQDAFRVIKKDGKVIKREKFSWRYDAEPRFICAPDPGA; this is translated from the coding sequence ATGAGCGGCGAGAAGATGCCGGCTGCCGACGACCGGCCCACCGTCAAGGTGGCGGCGGTGAGCTGGCCCGGAGTCGAGCTGGAGCCGGTCGCCACACCGCCCGCCGCCGACGGCGGGAAGCCGACCCGCTCCCGACGCGCCCGGCTGCTGCTGGCCGGCGGGCTCACCGCCGCGCTGCTCGCCGGCGGGATCGGCCTCGGCGCCTACGCGTACGCCGGTGACGTGCCCCGGGGCACCGAGGTGCTCGGCACCGAGCTGGGCGGGCGGAGCCGGGCCGACGCCGCCCGGGCGCTCCGCGCCGAGCTGGAACGCCGGGCCGACGCGCTGAACGCGCCGGTCGGCGTGACCGTGGGCGAGAAGAAGGCCGAGCTGAAGCCGGCCGACGTCGGGCTCGCCATCGACGTGGACGCCACCGTGGCGGCGGCCGCCGCCGCCGACGCGCACGCGGTGAGCCGCCTCGTCGGCTCCCGCACGGTGGAGCCGGTGGTGACCGTGGACGCCGAGCGGTTGGGCGCCGCGCTGCGCAAGGTGATGGGCAGCCAGGGGCGCGAGATGACCATGCCCACCGTCATCTGGACCGGCACCACGCCGAAGCCGGTCTACCCGAAGCCGGCGCTGACCGTGGACACGGCCGGCGCGACCGAGGCCGTCACCGCGGCGTGGCTGGCCGCCCGGCCGGTCACCGTGCCGCTGGTGGAGAAGTGGCCGGCGACCTCCCGGGAGGAGGTCGACCGGCTCGTCACCGAGCTGGCCCGGCCGGCCGTCGCCGCGCCGGTCACGCTCACCACCGAGGGCGGCTCGGTCACCATCCCGCCGGCCGCCATCGCGCGGGCGCTGCGTTTCTCGACCGACGACGACGGCAAGGTCACCCCGCGGGTCGACGTCAAGCGGCTGCGCACCGCGCTCGGCGGCAAGCTGGGCAAGCTCGAGGTGGAGCCGCGTGACGCCGGGCTGACCATCACCGGGGGCAAGCCGAAGGTGGTGCCCAGCCGGGCCGGCCGCCAGGTCGACGCCGCCGCGCTGGGCCCGGCCCTGCTCGCGGTGCTGCCGAAGTCGACCGACCGCACGGTCACCGCCGCCCTCAAGCCGGCCACACCGGAGCTGACCGAGGCGAAGCTGGCCGAGCTGGGCATCAAGGAGCGCGTTTCCACCTTCACCACCCGGTTCACCGGCGGCCTCTCCTCCCCGCGCAGCCAGAACATCGTGCAGGCGGCCAAGGACGTGGACGGCACCATCGTGAAGCCGGGGGAGACGTTCTCGCTCAACGCCCACACCGGCGAGCGCGGCTATGACCAGGGCTACCAGGACGCGCCGACGATCGTGAACGGCAAGCTGGTGCCGGGCGTGGGCGGCGGCGTCTCGCAGTTCACCACCACGCTGTTCAACGCCTCGTACTACGCCGGGATGGAGGACGTCGAGCACAAGCCGCACTCGTTCTACTTCAGCCGCTACCCGGCCGTGATCGAGTCGACCATCTACTGGCCGCAGCTCGACTTCAAGTTCCGCAACAACTCGCCGCACGGCGTGCTCATCGACACCTCGTACACGGGCAGCTCGATCACCGTGTCGATCTGGAGCACCAAGATCTACGACAGCGTGAAGACCGAGTACGGCCCGCGCCGGAACGTCACCCAGCCGAAGACCGTCTACCTCAAGCCCGGTCCGGACTGCATCGCCGCGGCCGGTGGTGTCGGGTTCGCCCAGGACGCGTTCCGGGTCATCAAGAAGGACGGCAAGGTCATCAAGCGGGAGAAGTTCAGCTGGCGCTACGACGCCGAGCCGCGCTTCATCTGCGCCCCGGACCCCGGCGCCTGA
- a CDS encoding DUF6114 domain-containing protein — translation MTTAETQQARPGRLGQAWRGFRRWRRARPFWGGLLTALAGLEIFATTQMSLNGLTFQMGPTGFLSWLVPTILVTCGMLLWFSPAQRMFYSVVAAITALYSLIGVNLGGFFIGLLLGMIGSALGFAWVPRKDATVTPVEEPVDEPVEEPADEPEPALVDELLPRQREDETTGVLTDTLPAPRNPLREASPVEPAGPDAPRGPGHPPRAYAILLVLAVSAAGLVAVRDERPALAAPAACPTTTAPAPKPSASKTASASPSASPSTTAPAEPAPESDGNLLTDLVDGITGLFTGGNDKTEASPSPSPSTAAAAAASPSGSATPKPSGSAKPSSPATSGDDCAEPAPTKPKPVEEGKPLPKLAADPDQPIVADPPSRLTGSKVTMTGLRFEGIVELPTHDGKLKCLKFTMKKAVTDDFTLLASGPAGKKQRYVTDRLTVEGDVAFYATRFVGHLLGIKITLTPDLPFPDGIPITSPIPISFDDPVIELAYEHSKSLTAQPVLRLDLA, via the coding sequence GTGACAACCGCCGAAACGCAGCAGGCCCGGCCCGGTCGGCTCGGCCAGGCGTGGCGTGGCTTCCGCCGGTGGCGCCGGGCGCGGCCGTTCTGGGGCGGTCTCCTCACCGCCCTGGCCGGCCTGGAGATCTTCGCCACCACCCAGATGAGCCTCAACGGCCTCACGTTCCAGATGGGGCCCACCGGCTTCCTGTCCTGGCTCGTCCCGACCATCCTCGTGACCTGCGGCATGCTGCTCTGGTTCAGCCCGGCCCAGCGGATGTTCTACTCGGTGGTCGCGGCGATCACCGCGCTCTACTCGCTGATCGGGGTCAACCTCGGCGGGTTCTTCATCGGCCTGCTGCTCGGCATGATCGGCAGCGCGCTCGGCTTCGCCTGGGTGCCGCGCAAGGACGCCACCGTGACGCCGGTGGAGGAGCCGGTCGACGAGCCGGTGGAGGAGCCGGCCGACGAGCCGGAGCCGGCCCTGGTGGACGAACTGCTGCCCCGGCAACGGGAGGACGAGACCACCGGCGTCCTCACCGACACGCTGCCGGCGCCGCGTAACCCGCTGCGCGAGGCGTCGCCCGTCGAACCGGCCGGACCGGACGCGCCGCGCGGACCGGGGCACCCGCCCCGGGCGTACGCGATCCTGCTGGTCCTCGCGGTCTCCGCGGCCGGACTGGTCGCGGTCCGCGACGAGCGACCCGCGCTCGCCGCGCCGGCGGCCTGCCCGACCACGACGGCGCCCGCGCCGAAGCCGTCCGCCTCGAAGACCGCCTCGGCCTCCCCGTCGGCCAGCCCGAGCACCACCGCGCCGGCCGAGCCGGCCCCGGAGTCGGACGGCAACCTGCTGACCGACCTGGTCGACGGCATCACCGGCCTGTTCACCGGCGGGAACGACAAGACCGAGGCGTCGCCGTCCCCGTCGCCCTCGACGGCGGCGGCCGCTGCCGCGTCCCCGAGCGGCAGCGCCACGCCGAAGCCCAGCGGAAGCGCGAAGCCGTCCTCCCCGGCGACGTCCGGCGACGACTGCGCCGAACCGGCGCCGACCAAGCCGAAGCCGGTCGAGGAGGGCAAGCCGCTGCCCAAGCTCGCCGCCGACCCCGACCAGCCGATCGTCGCCGACCCGCCGTCGCGGCTCACCGGCTCCAAGGTGACCATGACCGGGTTGCGCTTCGAGGGCATCGTCGAGCTGCCCACCCACGACGGCAAGCTGAAGTGCCTGAAGTTCACCATGAAGAAGGCCGTCACGGACGACTTCACGCTGCTGGCCAGCGGCCCGGCCGGCAAGAAGCAGCGGTACGTCACGGACCGGCTCACCGTCGAGGGCGACGTCGCCTTCTACGCCACCCGGTTCGTCGGGCACCTGCTCGGCATCAAGATCACGCTGACGCCGGACCTGCCCTTCCCGGACGGCATCCCGATCACCTCGCCGATCCCGATCAGCTTCGACGACCCGGTGATCGAGCTGGCCTACGAGCACTCGAAGTCGCTCACCGCCCAGCCGGTGCTCCGGCTCGACCTGGCCTGA
- a CDS encoding Uma2 family endonuclease: protein MTGRGGDTSMAAPLRFDPLVDFDGMWTTRLADRYLPLRELPDARYECIDGRLVMTPAETGTNSYAEGELSHLLKPAAREAGFYVFGAVNLTFTPDRWIQPDLTVLHTLPASEQEDRWIPVRLCTMAVEFVSPGSRRQDFVDKPRRCAEAGVPYFMRVQIARQIRHVGVGFLTLDGGTYVSTAQAVSGQRLKLDLPFPIDFDPADLLP, encoded by the coding sequence TTGACCGGTCGAGGAGGTGACACGTCGATGGCCGCGCCCCTGCGCTTCGATCCGCTCGTCGATTTCGACGGGATGTGGACCACCCGGCTCGCCGACCGTTACCTCCCGTTGCGCGAGCTGCCCGACGCGCGCTACGAGTGCATCGACGGAAGGCTGGTCATGACCCCCGCCGAGACCGGCACCAACAGCTACGCCGAGGGCGAGCTGAGCCACCTGCTCAAGCCGGCGGCGAGGGAGGCCGGTTTCTACGTCTTCGGGGCGGTGAACCTGACCTTCACCCCGGACCGCTGGATCCAGCCCGATCTGACGGTCCTGCACACCCTGCCCGCGAGCGAGCAGGAGGACCGCTGGATCCCGGTGCGGCTGTGCACGATGGCGGTCGAGTTCGTCTCGCCGGGCAGCCGGCGACAGGATTTCGTGGACAAGCCCCGCCGCTGCGCCGAGGCCGGGGTGCCGTACTTCATGCGGGTGCAGATCGCCCGGCAGATCCGGCATGTCGGCGTCGGGTTCCTCACGCTCGACGGCGGCACTTATGTCAGTACGGCCCAGGCGGTCAGCGGCCAGCGGCTCAAGCTGGACCTGCCGTTCCCGATCGACTTCGACCCGGCTGATCTGCTGCCCTGA
- the nudC gene encoding NAD(+) diphosphatase: MRTDDRVVAYGGGWLDRAAALRGDAAWLAERLSDPGSVVLPLWRDRCLVDAGRALVRPAAVDAGEVLAAADQTVFLGLDAGRAVFAADLSGREGDEACALAGASEAVDVRALVGGLEPAEAAVQAYAKGLLHWHRGQRFCGTCGAATVAGTGGHTRSCAGAGCGRLLFPRIEPAVIMLVEAPGEPERCLLARHRGAAEDSWSTLAGFVEIGESLEDAVRRELDEEAGVAVGEVTYQGSQAWPFPAGLMVGFRATAVSTRVRVDGDEVVEARWFTRAELRDRVAAGRLLGRIDSIDRHLLGSWLDGRG, translated from the coding sequence GTGCGGACGGACGACCGGGTGGTGGCGTACGGCGGTGGGTGGCTGGACCGGGCGGCGGCGCTGCGCGGCGACGCCGCGTGGCTCGCCGAGCGGCTGAGCGACCCGGGGAGCGTGGTGCTGCCGCTGTGGCGGGACCGGTGCCTCGTGGACGCCGGGCGGGCGTTGGTACGCCCGGCGGCGGTGGACGCCGGCGAGGTGCTCGCCGCCGCCGACCAGACGGTCTTCCTCGGGCTGGACGCGGGGCGGGCGGTGTTCGCCGCCGACCTGTCCGGCCGGGAGGGCGACGAGGCGTGCGCGCTGGCCGGCGCGTCCGAGGCGGTGGACGTCCGGGCGCTGGTGGGCGGCCTGGAGCCGGCCGAGGCGGCCGTCCAGGCGTACGCGAAGGGGTTGTTGCACTGGCACCGCGGCCAGCGGTTCTGCGGCACCTGCGGCGCGGCGACGGTGGCCGGGACGGGCGGCCACACCCGCTCCTGCGCCGGTGCCGGCTGTGGTCGGCTGCTGTTCCCGCGGATCGAGCCGGCGGTCATCATGCTTGTCGAGGCGCCCGGCGAGCCGGAGCGGTGCCTCCTGGCCCGGCACCGCGGCGCGGCGGAGGACTCCTGGTCGACGCTGGCCGGGTTCGTGGAGATCGGCGAGAGCCTGGAGGACGCGGTCCGGCGGGAGCTGGACGAGGAGGCCGGGGTGGCCGTGGGCGAGGTGACCTACCAGGGTTCGCAGGCGTGGCCGTTCCCGGCCGGGCTGATGGTCGGTTTCCGCGCCACGGCGGTGTCGACGCGGGTGCGGGTGGACGGCGACGAGGTGGTGGAGGCGCGCTGGTTCACCCGGGCGGAGCTGCGCGACCGGGTCGCCGCCGGGCGGCTCCTCGGTCGGATCGACTCGATCGACCGCCACCTGCTGGGGTCGTGGTTGGACGGGCGGGGCTGA
- a CDS encoding DUF6230 family protein, translating into MSGGTRWRRFAAMMVPATVVAGGIVLGMANGAIAASFAVSGQTFKVGASKLEGNGFKQYGGLVQEKNGTQHPVAVSEIADAKLYDLCQSVNASIPGVPIVLTINAGGGGKPATATNLLIDMESLEGDATFENIQIGRDANDLNKAKGQPGAFGQSADSVTITKLEQVARSTSAGVFTLNGLKLKVNVGKDAKECF; encoded by the coding sequence ATGAGTGGTGGCACCCGCTGGCGGCGCTTCGCCGCGATGATGGTCCCGGCGACCGTCGTGGCCGGCGGCATCGTGCTCGGCATGGCCAACGGCGCCATCGCGGCGTCGTTCGCGGTGTCGGGCCAGACCTTCAAGGTCGGCGCCTCGAAGCTGGAGGGCAACGGCTTCAAGCAGTACGGCGGCCTGGTCCAGGAGAAGAACGGCACCCAGCACCCGGTCGCCGTCTCCGAGATCGCCGACGCGAAGCTCTACGACCTCTGCCAGTCGGTCAACGCCAGCATCCCCGGCGTGCCGATCGTGCTGACCATCAACGCCGGTGGCGGCGGCAAGCCGGCCACCGCCACCAACCTGCTGATCGACATGGAGTCGCTCGAGGGTGACGCCACCTTCGAGAACATCCAGATCGGCCGCGACGCCAACGACCTCAACAAGGCGAAGGGCCAGCCCGGCGCGTTCGGGCAGAGCGCCGACTCGGTGACCATCACGAAGCTGGAGCAGGTGGCCCGCTCCACCAGCGCCGGCGTCTTCACCCTCAACGGCCTCAAGCTGAAGGTCAACGTGGGCAAGGACGCCAAGGAATGCTTCTGA
- a CDS encoding NADPH-dependent F420 reductase, with protein sequence MEIGIIGSGHIGGTLTRRLRSLGHDVAVTNSRGPESLTDLAAETGARAAALEEVVQGAELVVVAIPLKAVPDLPAALFDGKLVVDANNYYPQRDGDVAELLDRSLSSSRWTADHLKGARVVKTFNNIQAAHLMDQGKPAGTAGRIALPVAGDDEDAKRVVMGLVDELGFDPVDAGTLDESWRQQPDTPVYGTDRDADGVREGLAAARP encoded by the coding sequence ATGGAGATCGGAATCATCGGGTCGGGGCACATCGGGGGCACCCTCACCCGTCGTCTGCGTTCACTCGGCCACGACGTCGCGGTAACCAACTCCCGCGGCCCGGAGAGCCTGACCGACCTCGCCGCGGAGACCGGCGCCCGGGCCGCCGCCCTGGAGGAGGTGGTCCAGGGTGCGGAGCTGGTGGTGGTCGCGATCCCGCTGAAGGCGGTGCCGGACCTGCCGGCCGCGCTCTTCGACGGCAAGCTGGTCGTCGACGCCAACAACTACTACCCGCAGCGCGACGGCGACGTCGCCGAGCTGCTGGACCGCAGCCTCAGCTCCAGCCGGTGGACGGCCGACCACCTCAAGGGCGCCCGGGTGGTGAAGACGTTCAACAACATCCAGGCCGCGCACCTGATGGACCAGGGCAAGCCGGCGGGCACGGCGGGTCGGATCGCCCTGCCGGTGGCCGGCGACGACGAGGACGCCAAGCGGGTCGTCATGGGCCTGGTGGACGAGCTGGGCTTCGACCCGGTCGACGCGGGCACCCTGGACGAGAGCTGGCGGCAGCAGCCGGACACCCCGGTCTACGGCACCGACCGCGACGCGGACGGCGTCCGGGAGGGGCTGGCCGCGGCACGGCCCTGA
- a CDS encoding DUF885 domain-containing protein, which yields MGRIDDLANRYVAEWAPLSPTGATYVGIAGYDDQLDDLSPDGYAARADLVRRTLAELDVAEPETEAERTAQEAMQERLGLELARYDTGETTSEVSVIESGLHELRMVFDLMPTDGEEAKANVATRLNRFASALDAYKRTLREAAANGQVSSQVQLVEVAKQCDIWTDPDGDNFFHGLVERLDADGTLGAELRKGAAAATAATAEFGQFLRSELAPVGRQKQAAGRERYELASQYFLGAKVDLDETYAWGFAELARLEADMRTVSGRIAGPGATIDEAVRVLDADPARTVLGKEAFRDWMQALADRAISELDGTHFDIPEQVRRIECCLAPTSDGAIYYTGPSEDFSRPGRMWWAVPQGITEFSTWREVTTVYHEGVPGHHLQVAQTAVRADLLNRWQRLLCWVSGHGEGWALYSERLMDELGYLEDPGDRLGMLDGQALRAARVIVDIGMHLELEIPADNPFGFHPGERWTPELGWEFMRAHCRVPDENLRFELNRYLGWPGQAPSYKVGERIWLQAREEAKARKGADFDLKEFHRQALDLGALGLDPLRRALARL from the coding sequence GTGGGACGAATCGATGACCTCGCCAACCGGTACGTGGCGGAGTGGGCTCCGCTGAGCCCGACCGGCGCCACCTACGTCGGCATCGCCGGCTACGACGACCAGCTCGACGACCTCTCCCCCGACGGCTACGCGGCCCGCGCCGACCTGGTCCGGCGCACGCTGGCCGAGCTCGACGTGGCCGAGCCGGAGACCGAGGCGGAGCGGACCGCCCAGGAGGCGATGCAGGAACGCCTCGGCCTCGAACTCGCCCGCTACGACACCGGCGAGACCACCAGCGAGGTCAGCGTCATCGAGAGCGGCCTGCACGAGCTGCGGATGGTCTTCGACCTGATGCCGACCGACGGCGAGGAGGCCAAGGCCAACGTGGCCACCCGGCTCAACCGCTTCGCGTCGGCGCTGGACGCCTACAAGCGCACGCTGCGCGAGGCCGCCGCCAACGGCCAGGTCAGCTCGCAGGTGCAGCTCGTCGAGGTCGCCAAGCAGTGCGACATCTGGACCGACCCGGACGGCGACAACTTCTTCCACGGCCTGGTCGAACGCCTCGACGCGGACGGCACGCTCGGCGCGGAGCTGCGCAAGGGCGCCGCCGCCGCGACCGCGGCCACCGCCGAGTTCGGGCAGTTCCTCCGCAGCGAGCTGGCCCCGGTGGGCCGGCAGAAGCAGGCCGCCGGCCGGGAACGCTACGAACTGGCCTCCCAGTACTTCCTCGGCGCGAAGGTCGACCTGGACGAGACGTACGCCTGGGGCTTCGCGGAGCTGGCCCGGTTGGAGGCCGACATGCGGACGGTGTCCGGCCGGATCGCCGGTCCGGGCGCCACCATCGACGAAGCGGTACGCGTGCTCGACGCGGACCCGGCGCGGACGGTCCTCGGCAAGGAGGCGTTCCGCGACTGGATGCAGGCGCTGGCCGACCGGGCGATCAGCGAGCTGGACGGCACCCACTTCGACATTCCGGAGCAGGTCCGCCGGATCGAGTGCTGCCTCGCGCCGACCAGCGACGGGGCGATCTACTACACCGGCCCGAGCGAGGACTTCTCCCGCCCGGGTCGGATGTGGTGGGCGGTGCCGCAGGGCATCACCGAGTTCTCCACCTGGCGCGAGGTGACCACGGTCTACCACGAGGGCGTGCCGGGTCACCACCTCCAGGTCGCGCAGACCGCCGTCCGGGCCGACCTGCTCAACCGCTGGCAGCGGCTGCTCTGCTGGGTGTCCGGGCACGGCGAGGGCTGGGCGCTCTACTCGGAGCGGCTGATGGACGAGCTGGGCTACCTGGAGGACCCGGGTGACCGGCTCGGCATGCTCGACGGGCAGGCGCTGCGGGCGGCCCGGGTGATCGTCGACATCGGCATGCACCTGGAGCTGGAGATCCCGGCGGACAACCCGTTCGGCTTCCACCCGGGCGAGCGTTGGACGCCGGAGCTGGGCTGGGAGTTCATGCGGGCGCACTGCCGGGTGCCGGACGAGAACCTGCGCTTCGAGCTGAACCGCTATCTCGGCTGGCCGGGTCAGGCCCCCTCGTACAAGGTGGGCGAGCGGATCTGGTTGCAGGCGCGCGAGGAGGCGAAGGCCCGCAAGGGCGCCGACTTCGACCTGAAGGAGTTCCACCGCCAGGCGCTCGACCTGGGGGCGCTGGGGCTGGACCCGCTGCGTCGGGCGTTGGCCCGGCTCTGA